Proteins from a single region of Sesamum indicum cultivar Zhongzhi No. 13 linkage group LG5, S_indicum_v1.0, whole genome shotgun sequence:
- the LOC105161690 gene encoding calcium-dependent protein kinase 1-like: MSVGLQVDSVLKTKTGHLKEHFNLGHKLGHGQFGTTFLCVERKTGKEYACKSIAKRKLLTQEDVDDVRREIEIMHHLSGNPNVISIKGAYEDAVAVHVVMELCTGGELFDRIVKRGHYSEKKAAELTRTIVGVIETCHSLGVMHRDLKPENFLFVNEDEDSPLKAIDFGLSMFFKPGETFTDVVGSPYYVAPEVLCKRYGPEADVWSAGVIIYILLCGVPPFWGESEQEIFQEVLHGDVDLTSDPWPKISDSAKDLVKKMLVRDPRKRLTAHQVLCHPWVQVDGVAPDKPLDSAVLTRLTQFSAMDKLKKMALRVIAESLSEEEIAGLREMFKMIDTDNSGHITFEELKAGLKRFGANLKESEIYDLMKAADVDNSGTIDYGEFIAATLHLNKIEKEDHLFRAFSYFDKDGSGYITQDELQKACEEFGIEDVQLEEMIREADQNNDGRIDYNEFVAMMQKGNADFGKKRYQNNFNIGFREAMPVF; this comes from the exons ATGAGTGTAGGCCTTCAAGTTGACTCTGTGCTAAAAACCAAAACAGGGCATTTGAAAGAGCACTTTAATTTGGGTCATAAACTTGGGCACGGGCAGTTTGGGACGACTTTTCTCTGTGTGGAGAGGAAAACTGGGAAAGAATATGCTTGTAAATCTATCGCAAAGAGAAAATTGCTGACTCAGGAAGATGTGGATGATGTGAGGAGAGAAATTGAGATCATGCATCACTTGTCGGGCAACCCCAATGTCATCTCTATTAAGGGGGCTTACGAGGATGCCGTGGCGGTTCATGTTGTCATGGAACTTTGTACCGGGGGTGAGCTATTCGACAGAATTGTTAAACGGGGGCATTACTCGGAGAAAAAGGCAGCTGAGCTTACTAGAACAATAGTTGGTGTAATAGAAACCTGTCATTCTCTGGGAGTCATGCATAGGGACCTCAAGCCTGAGAATTTTCTCTTTGTCAATGAGGATGAGGATTCACCTTTAAAGGCCATTGATTTTGGACTGTCAATGTTCTTTAAGCCAG GGGAAACTTTCACCGATGTCGTTGGAAGTCCTTATTATGTTGCTCCAGAAGTTCTTTGTAAGCGTTATGGACCAGAGGCAGATGTCTGGAGTGCAGGTGTTATAATCTATATTCTTCTCTGTGGGGTGCCTCCATTTTGGGGTG AGAGTGAAcaagaaatatttcaagagGTTTTGCATGGTGATGTTGACCTCACTTCGGATCCATGGCCTAAAATCTCTGACAGTGCAAAGGACCTAGTGAAAAAAATGCTTGTACGGGATCCAAGAAAGCGGTTAACGGCTCATCAAGTTCTAT GTCATCCGTGGGTGCAGGTTGACGGAGTAGCACCTGATAAGCCTCTTGATTCTGCAGTTTTAACTCGTTTGACGCAATTCTCAGCTATGGACAAGCTTAAGAAAATGGCTCTCAGG GTTATTGCGGAAAGTCTATCTGAAGAAGAGATTGCTGGGCTTAGagaaatgttcaaaatgatAGACACAGATAACAGCGGCCATATCACTTTCGAAGAGCTCAAGGCCGGCCTAAAACGATTTGGAGCTAATCTAAAAGAATCTGAGATATACGATTTGATGAAGGCT GCAGATGTTGACAATAGTGGTACTATCGACTACGGGGAGTTCATAGCAGCAACGTTGCACCTTAACAAAATAGAGAAGGAAGATCATCTCTTTAGAGCTTTTTCGTACTTTGACAAGGACGGGAGTGGTTATATTACACAAGACGAGCTACAGAAAGCTTGTGAAGAGTTTGGCATAGAGGATGTTCAATTGGAGGAAATGATACGTGAAGCCGATCAAAACAAC GATGGTCGGATAGACTACAATGAGTTTGTGGCCATGATGCAGAAAGGAAATGCAGATTTTGGTAAGAAGAGGTATCAGAACAACTTCAACATTGGATTCAGGGAGGCCATGCCTGTTTTCTAA